The Desulfobulbaceae bacterium genomic sequence TTAACGGTAATCAGTTATCGGTTTACAGTTAAAAGAATCATAGTTAGTCATAAATCATCGCATGATACTCAGTGTCAGTGTGTCCTCAGCCATTGGCAAGACCCAATCACCGTAAACCGTAAACCGACAACCTCCTAAGTTACAAATCATTTATCGATATCTATATCTAACGGAATGTTCATAATCAACCTCGCCTGGGGTCAACTTCATTCCAAACCGGTCCCTTAACAGTATCGACCACAGCAATCCCCTGGCGCTCCAGCTCATCGCGAACCCCGTCAGCCTTGACCCAGTCCTTGTCCTTCCTGGCACGCTCTCGCTCCATGATCAACTTATCAATCTCGGGCGTCAAAGGACATTCTTTAAGACGAAGGACATTGATAATTTCATTAATGCGGCCCAGGGTCTCAAATATATATTTTTTTTGATCCTGATCCAACTGGCCAAGGGCCAGAACCGGATTCATTTTTTTTATAAAGTCAAAGAGGGCTGCCATGGCTCTTGAAATATTGAGATCATCTTCAAGGGCCCCGAAAAAGGTCTCCTCCAAGATTGTCAAATAAGTGGCAACCTGAGGATGTGGCAAACCTAAAGGAAGACAAATCAACTTCCGGGTAAACTCATCAAGACGTTTCAAATTCTTTTTTGCGGAATCAAGCCGCTTAGTTGAAAAATCGATGACCTTACGATAATGGGTTCCTAATAGAAAGAAACGTACCTCTCGAGCCGTATACCCCTGAGAGAGCAGATCTCTAAAGGTGATGGTGTTCCCCTTGTCTTTCGACATCTTCTTGCCGTCAACCAAGACCATCTCACTATGGAGCCAATATCTGGCAAGTGGCTTGCCAGTAATGGCCTCAGCAATGGCATTTTCATTCTCATGATGAGGGAAAATCAGGTTGCAACTACTAGTATGAATGTCCATGGTCTCGCCTAGATAGTGCAGAGTCATGGCAGCGCACTCAATATGCCAACCGGGCCGGACATTTCCAAATTCCGTCTCAAAAAAAATACCCTTCTTGAGCTCACTGAGAGTAGAGCGTTTCAATAAAGTGAAATCTACAGGATTATCTTTGGTATAATCATCAAGATCAACCGTCTTGCCCACCTGAATCTTGCCCAGATCAACCCTGGATAATTTTCCATAGCCTGAAAATTTTGAAATATCAAAATAGACTGAACCATGCTTTTCGTAAGCATATCCTTTTTTTATCAACTGGGTGGTGAGATCAATCATAGCTTCGACATGATCTGACGCCTTGGGATAGGCCGTGGCCGGTTTGACTCCCAACTGATCGAGGTCTTGAAGGTGCTGATCGATAAAATACTGGGTGTATTGAGAAAGGGATTGACCGCTAGCGGCAGCGCCATTGATCGTGTTATCATCAAGATCAGTGAAATTCATATAAAACTTGACCTGATACCCCTTGGTCATCAACACACGTTGCACTAGGTCAGCAAAGACAAAGCGGCGACAATGACCCAGATCAGCATATTCATACGCGGTAGGACCACACGCATAGAAAGTCACATTATTCTCATTTTGGGGAGTAAATACCTCCTTCTTCCGAGATGAGGTATTATAGAATTTTACAGCGGTCGACTTCTCGGGACATGAAACTTCTTGGGAGTACAAAGCTGTTGATAAATATTTTTCCCCGCCATCGGGGAAAATGACCACAATTATCCCCTCTTTAAGCTCTTTGGCGCGAGTAAGGGCCGCACACATGGCTGCCCCAGAACTCATCCCCACAAAAAGCCCTTCCTTCCGAGCCAGGAGTCTGGCCGCAGCGAAGGCATCTTCGTCTGGGACATTAATTATCTGAAAGGGCTTATTCTTATCAAATATCCCTGGGCAATACGACTCCTTCATATTCTTAAGACCCTGGATCTTATGATTTAAAAAAGGCTCCATAGCGGTTACCCGTACTTCGGGATGATGCTCTGAAAAATAACGGCAAAGCCCCATAACAGTGCCGGTCGTACCCAACGTTGCAACCACATCAGTGACTGTCCCTTCGGTCTGTTCCCATATTTCCGGGCCAGTGGTGTTATAGTGAGCTTGCCAGTTAGCTTCGTTATTGAACTGGTCGGTAAGAAAATAACGATCTGGAAATTGGCGAGCCAAGGCGTAGGCCTGTTCGATCGCGCCATCAGTAGATTTCTTGGCAGGAGTAAGAAGAATCTCAGCGCCAAAACCGATCATAATCTTCCGTCGCTCAATGCTGGCAGACTCAGGCATAATGAGTTGACACTTATATCCCTTAACCGCACAGACCATGGCCAAACCAATGCCGGTATTGCCGCTGGTAGCCTCAAGGACAATCTTGTCCGGAGTCAACTCTCCTGAGGCCTCAGCCGCCTCGATCATAGACAAGGCAATGCGCTCCTTAACTGAACCGGCAGGATTAAACGACTCAATCTTGGCATAAATGATTACGCCAGGATAGGGGTTAAGACGGTTAATAGGGACAATCGGTGTCCCTCCGATATAATCAAGAATTGTTTTTCTTTTCATCACTGACCTGGATAACAATTAATACTTCATTGTGGTACATTTTTTTTCAAATCTGTCACATTAATGAACCATAACAGGGTTGCCAAGAAATCAAGTAGGGTGATCAGAGAAGGTTTGCCCGCTACGCCGGGCAAACAAAAAGGCAAGTACCCGAAACGAGCACTTGCCTTTTCAAACCTTCCGCAGAAATAAATCTTAATGATCGTCGTCGGCAGCCACAGTTACGGCAATCTTGAACAGAATAGTGAGAATTAATGCCCCGGCAGCCCAGACGGCCAAGGTGATGCCAATTTCCGGAACGGTAGGATAGTACTCAGTAATCCGACCCATTGGATTCGGCACAAAACCGCCAAGAACCATCCCCACACCCTTATCAATCCACAAGGATAGAAAGAGCATCGCACAGCTAAGGGCAAACATGCCCTCTTTCTTCTTGATCTGAGGGAAGAGCAGCATTGTGGTCGCAACAAGACCAATCGTCAGGGAGAAGCGCATCGGCAGAACTAAATTATCAAACTCCTCATGGCCCCAGAACAGATAATCAAGAGTATGCATATGCCCTGGGAGCTGGCTGTAGTAGGCTACAAAGAATTCAAGGCCAAGAAAGAAGAAGTTGGCAAGCGCAGCATAGGTAATGATAGTTCCAAGTTTTTGAAATGCTTTCTCGCCCGCATCAAAGTTCGCAACCCTCTTCAATAACATCGCAATTAACACCAGAAGGGCAGGACCAGCCGCGAATGCCGATGCCAAAAAGCGGGGAGCAAGAATAGCGGTAAGCCAGAAGTGCCGGCCAGGTAAACCGCAATATAAAAAGGCCGTTACGGTATGAATACTGAATGCCCATGGGATGGAGAGATAGATAAAAGGCTTGACCCACTTGGGATAAGGAACCCCTTTATTATGCGCGTTCAAAATTACCCATCCACAGATGGCATTAAGGAACAAATACCCATTGAGCACCAGCATATCCCAAAACAACATTGAGTTAGGTGTCGGATGGAGAATAACATTCATGATCCGCATCGGCTGACCTAAGTCTGCGGTGATGAACATGATGCACATGGCAACAGCTGCAATTGCCATAAACTCACCCAGAATGGTGATCTTACCAAACGCCTTGTAGTCATGAATGTAATAGGGCAGCACCAACATCACGCCTCCTGCTGCCACACCAACCATGAAGGTGAATTGGGCGATGTAAATACCCCAGGACACGTCACGACTCATACCAGTCGCACCAAGTCCATAGTTATATTGATACAGATAAAAGAGACCTCCGATACTTATCACCCCAAGTAAGAAGAAGATCCATGCCCAATACTTATTATTTCCTACTAGCGCCTTCTCTAACATAATTTCACCTTAAATGATGTAAAACACGGAAGGTTTAGTCCCGGCAGCCGGTTTCCGCTGGATAGTAAAGTTAGAATTCAGGACCTTGGCGATCTCTGAATTCGGGTCATTGACGTTTCCAAAAACCATGGCTTTGGTCTCACCCGTTGCTTCAACACACGCTGGAAGTTTACCAACAGCCAAACGCTCCGGGCAGAAATTACACTTCTCAACAACACCACGCATCCGAGTAGGATAGTTAGGATTGACCCCGTTCTTGTAGAACTTGTAATTACCATTGGCATACTTTTCCCGCGGATTACGCCAGTTAAAGCTTCGCGCACCATAAGGACAAGCTGCCATACAGAATCGACACCCAATACAACGATGGAAATCCATGACCACCACGCCTACCTCGTTTTTAAAGGTCGCCTGGGTCGGACACGCACGCACGCATGGAGGGTTTGCACAATGGTTACACGTCAACAACACCGGCAGTTCATTAAGTCCGGCATTGCGCTTGTACTGGCTGTGCTCGGTGAACCCATGGGCATAATCATCAGTCCAGATCCACTTGATTTCATCCTTGGGATTACCAAAATCAGGGACATTATGCTCAGTGTGGCAGGCATTGATACACCGATCCGCCAACCCCTGATGCTCGGCAAATTTCTTGATATCAATGACCATCCCGTATTGAGTACCTGTTGACTCTTCCCCGTGACCGCCATGGCCACCTGCAGGCTTATGGCCCTCTGCCGGATTCCCCTGTCCTGATGATGAAGCAAGCGCTTCACCCTGAAGAAGATTAGTAAAGGCTGATGGCACGCCCAACCCAGCCACAGCAGACAGGCCGGCGATTTTAAGAAATTTTCTACGTTTAACATCCATTACTTTGTCTCCTTAGGCTGGAAGTGACAATCCCAACAAAAAGGGTCAACCGCGGTATAGGTATGGCACTCATCACAGAATTTTTTACGATCAGGATGGCACTTCATGCAACCTAACTGAAGGCTCTTCGTATACTGTATCCCATCCACCTCGACCAACTTTCGATTTTCATCGCGAACTACTTCGTCCCGCCATTGATTAAGAAGGACCATATGTGAAGTCCGCATAAAGGCGCTGGTTTCGACGCATTTCTTGACATCCTTTGGCAATTCCGGCTTTGGTACATGCTGGGTGGCACCCAGATTGTACCAAACTGGAAATGTCAGAATAATCACAAAGATCGCCAGTCCAGTTACAACTTTTCCTTGATCATACATTGGCATCACCCTTCCATTCCTTCAAGGGGCTCAAAACGAAGGCCCGATTCCCGTTCTTTCTCCCCGTCCATCACCAGGGCGTTACCAACCAATTCGGAAACTCCACACACCTGTGTGCCAGGAACCCAGAAGTCGACCAAAGCAGTCAACGTAGCACGATCAATAGCACAGATGCAGGACAGGGTGTTGACATCATGTTTATCCTTAACATACTGCACGGCATTGGCCCGTGGCAAACCAGCGCGCATCCGCAGATCCATGATCTCGCCGGTATTCAAGCCGGTACCCGAGCCGCAGCAGAAGGTCGATTCCCGAATGGTATTTTCCGGCATCTCATGAAAACTATTAACGACATTCTTCAGGACATAACGGGGTTCATCCAACAACCCCATGGCCCGCGCCGGGTTACAAGAGTCATGATAGGTGACCCGACGATGATTATTACGGGACGGATCGATTTTCAACTTGCCATGACGGATCAAGTCAGCAGTAAACTCAGTGAGATGAACCATTTTTGTTGATGCGGCATTCTCAAAAACTGTACCGGTGAGTGGTGATTTTGGCATTTCCAGAAAATCTGCCGGTCCATTCATGGTGTCCATATATTGGTGAAGAACTCGCCACATATGACCGCACTCACCACCAAGTATCCATTTAACGCCGAGACGCTTGGCCTCGGCATACATCTTGGCATTAAGTCGTTTCATCAGTTCGTTATTAGTAAACGAGCCGAAGTTGCCGCCTTCAGAGGCATAGGTACTAAAGGTATAGTCCAGTCCGATATGCTCGAACAGGAGGAGATATCCCATGCAGGTGTAAATCCCTGGCTCAGCAAAGACATCTGCCGATGGGTTGATAATCAATATCTCAGCGCCCTTACGGTTCCAGGATGGGGTAATTTTTATGCCGGTGATGCTTTCAATATCATCACAGAGATACTCCATGTTCTCTTTCAGGGTATGAGGCTGCAAGCCCATATGATTCCCGGTCCGGTTGGAGTTGGCGGCTGGCTCCAGTATCCAGTTGGTACCGACACCAACTAGATGGAGCAACTCACGGGCCATCATCGTGATCTCGGCAGTATCGATGCCATAGGGGCAGAAGACTGAGCAGCGGCGACATTCTGTACATTGATAAAAG encodes the following:
- a CDS encoding cysteine--tRNA ligase: MKRKTILDYIGGTPIVPINRLNPYPGVIIYAKIESFNPAGSVKERIALSMIEAAEASGELTPDKIVLEATSGNTGIGLAMVCAVKGYKCQLIMPESASIERRKIMIGFGAEILLTPAKKSTDGAIEQAYALARQFPDRYFLTDQFNNEANWQAHYNTTGPEIWEQTEGTVTDVVATLGTTGTVMGLCRYFSEHHPEVRVTAMEPFLNHKIQGLKNMKESYCPGIFDKNKPFQIINVPDEDAFAAARLLARKEGLFVGMSSGAAMCAALTRAKELKEGIIVVIFPDGGEKYLSTALYSQEVSCPEKSTAVKFYNTSSRKKEVFTPQNENNVTFYACGPTAYEYADLGHCRRFVFADLVQRVLMTKGYQVKFYMNFTDLDDNTINGAAASGQSLSQYTQYFIDQHLQDLDQLGVKPATAYPKASDHVEAMIDLTTQLIKKGYAYEKHGSVYFDISKFSGYGKLSRVDLGKIQVGKTVDLDDYTKDNPVDFTLLKRSTLSELKKGIFFETEFGNVRPGWHIECAAMTLHYLGETMDIHTSSCNLIFPHHENENAIAEAITGKPLARYWLHSEMVLVDGKKMSKDKGNTITFRDLLSQGYTAREVRFFLLGTHYRKVIDFSTKRLDSAKKNLKRLDEFTRKLICLPLGLPHPQVATYLTILEETFFGALEDDLNISRAMAALFDFIKKMNPVLALGQLDQDQKKYIFETLGRINEIINVLRLKECPLTPEIDKLIMERERARKDKDWVKADGVRDELERQGIAVVDTVKGPVWNEVDPRRG
- a CDS encoding menaquinol oxidoreductase is translated as MLEKALVGNNKYWAWIFFLLGVISIGGLFYLYQYNYGLGATGMSRDVSWGIYIAQFTFMVGVAAGGVMLVLPYYIHDYKAFGKITILGEFMAIAAVAMCIMFITADLGQPMRIMNVILHPTPNSMLFWDMLVLNGYLFLNAICGWVILNAHNKGVPYPKWVKPFIYLSIPWAFSIHTVTAFLYCGLPGRHFWLTAILAPRFLASAFAAGPALLVLIAMLLKRVANFDAGEKAFQKLGTIITYAALANFFFLGLEFFVAYYSQLPGHMHTLDYLFWGHEEFDNLVLPMRFSLTIGLVATTMLLFPQIKKKEGMFALSCAMLFLSLWIDKGVGMVLGGFVPNPMGRITEYYPTVPEIGITLAVWAAGALILTILFKIAVTVAADDDH
- a CDS encoding 4Fe-4S dicluster domain-containing protein yields the protein MDVKRRKFLKIAGLSAVAGLGVPSAFTNLLQGEALASSSGQGNPAEGHKPAGGHGGHGEESTGTQYGMVIDIKKFAEHQGLADRCINACHTEHNVPDFGNPKDEIKWIWTDDYAHGFTEHSQYKRNAGLNELPVLLTCNHCANPPCVRACPTQATFKNEVGVVVMDFHRCIGCRFCMAACPYGARSFNWRNPREKYANGNYKFYKNGVNPNYPTRMRGVVEKCNFCPERLAVGKLPACVEATGETKAMVFGNVNDPNSEIAKVLNSNFTIQRKPAAGTKPSVFYII
- a CDS encoding cytochrome C; the encoded protein is MYDQGKVVTGLAIFVIILTFPVWYNLGATQHVPKPELPKDVKKCVETSAFMRTSHMVLLNQWRDEVVRDENRKLVEVDGIQYTKSLQLGCMKCHPDRKKFCDECHTYTAVDPFCWDCHFQPKETK
- a CDS encoding (Fe-S)-binding protein, encoding MANMKVGELGVSVAREPSLMTGAVPSKDWWDVPAVFKPGNFCYPAKPEMVEYHSKSLPGKFGESRVWDPQSDDWKLPENWKEIIINGLKERLDKFRSLKIFMDCCVRCGACADKCHFFLGTGDPKNMPVLRAELMRSIYRNEFTKAGKILGKLAGAREMTFGVLKEWFMYFYQCTECRRCSVFCPYGIDTAEITMMARELLHLVGVGTNWILEPAANSNRTGNHMGLQPHTLKENMEYLCDDIESITGIKITPSWNRKGAEILIINPSADVFAEPGIYTCMGYLLLFEHIGLDYTFSTYASEGGNFGSFTNNELMKRLNAKMYAEAKRLGVKWILGGECGHMWRVLHQYMDTMNGPADFLEMPKSPLTGTVFENAASTKMVHLTEFTADLIRHGKLKIDPSRNNHRRVTYHDSCNPARAMGLLDEPRYVLKNVVNSFHEMPENTIRESTFCCGSGTGLNTGEIMDLRMRAGLPRANAVQYVKDKHDVNTLSCICAIDRATLTALVDFWVPGTQVCGVSELVGNALVMDGEKERESGLRFEPLEGMEG